A DNA window from Candidatus Sulfidibacterium hydrothermale contains the following coding sequences:
- a CDS encoding tetratricopeptide repeat protein: MNREQFTSYLQQPRQLAEAPLSELTALVKDFPYCSTVRTLLVLKYFMDKNVLYDAELKMTAIYAGNRRILKKHIDRLSDEPVRIVLPDEEAPEETEKSHSDKTRQQSEKKPETETADKKETTKDQPQPPKKEPEKQEKPKDELRSYTIEELKKIIEERIREIEAEKEQKKKEKKKKQKPLSKQELIDSFIQNKPTISTPVKSTFYDPVEYAKQSVVDQENIVSETLANIYMTQGHYEKAIHIYEKLILKFPEKSSYFAALIEKAKKNVNI; this comes from the coding sequence ATGAATCGCGAACAGTTTACATCCTATTTGCAACAACCCCGTCAATTGGCCGAAGCCCCGTTGTCTGAGTTAACGGCATTGGTAAAAGATTTTCCGTACTGTTCCACTGTTCGTACCCTTTTGGTTCTCAAGTATTTTATGGATAAAAATGTACTGTATGATGCTGAACTGAAGATGACCGCCATTTATGCCGGAAACCGCCGCATTTTAAAAAAACATATTGACCGTTTGAGCGACGAGCCGGTACGTATTGTCTTGCCTGACGAGGAAGCTCCGGAAGAAACAGAGAAAAGCCATTCTGACAAAACCCGCCAACAAAGCGAAAAAAAACCGGAAACTGAAACTGCGGACAAAAAAGAAACAACAAAAGACCAACCCCAACCGCCGAAAAAAGAACCTGAAAAACAGGAAAAACCGAAAGATGAACTCCGTTCGTACACCATCGAAGAACTGAAAAAGATTATTGAAGAACGCATCCGCGAAATTGAAGCCGAAAAGGAACAGAAAAAGAAAGAAAAAAAGAAAAAACAAAAACCATTATCCAAACAAGAACTCATTGATTCGTTCATTCAAAACAAACCGACGATTTCAACACCTGTTAAAAGTACTTTTTACGATCCGGTAGAATACGCCAAACAAAGCGTGGTTGACCAGGAAAACATTGTGAGCGAAACACTGGCCAATATTTATATGACTCAGGGGCACTACGAAAAAGCCATTCACATTTACGAAAAATTAATTTTGAAATTTCCGGAAAAAAGTAGTTACTTTGCAGCCCTTATTGAAAAAGCAAAAAAGAACGTAAACATTTAA
- a CDS encoding S9 family peptidase, with protein MKKWTFTVLALFFATTFSLQAQQKTMTAADASYLNPALFPKRVNQLQWLGKTDHYVFSKNDSLFKADALHGKTTLLFDLHTLNLDLKKAEQDTVQRFPRFQFPVTGKADFEVKGRFYLYDYTQHQIKKLNQIPDTAENVSFNPKTGKVAFTIKNNLYFAENGKVTQITHDKNPDDVNGQIVSRNEFGITKGIFWSPNGQKLAFYRKDQSRVFNYPLVDINHRIAKVKYIKYPMAGTPSEYVTLGVYDFKTGKTLFLKTDPKSEQYLTNITWGPAGKYIYIAVLNRDQNHMWLNKYDASTGKLVKTLFEETNPKYVEPLFPLYFNPFNPDEFIWNSRRDGWNHLYLYNTDGKLIKQLTKGKWEVTHVLGYFRKHYVYFISTKESPLQQNIYSVDLRNGKVIRLSPDHGTHSAKVSKDGKYIIDIFSSTDVCRRYQVLNDRGRIVRVIQNDKDPLADYKLGKMSIFTLKSTIDGAPLYCRMIKPVGFDSTKKYPVIVYVYGGPHVQLITDSWLGGAGFMLNYLAENGYLIFTLDNHGSENRGRDFEQVIFRHLGTNEIKDQLTGVKYLKSLPYVDTTRMGVDGWSFGGFMTTSLMVRTPGVFQVGVAGGPVIDWKYYEVMYGERYMDTPQQNPEGYKEASLLNYVDNLKGHLLLIHGTMDPVVVWQHSLLFVQKAIHDNKLMDYFVYPGHQHGVTGRDRLQLTRKIKSYFDQWLKP; from the coding sequence ATGAAAAAATGGACATTTACGGTGCTGGCACTCTTTTTTGCTACCACCTTTAGCCTGCAGGCCCAACAAAAAACCATGACGGCTGCAGATGCTTCTTATCTGAATCCCGCATTATTTCCCAAAAGGGTAAATCAGTTACAGTGGCTGGGGAAAACAGATCATTACGTATTTTCAAAAAATGACAGCCTTTTTAAAGCCGATGCGCTTCACGGAAAAACCACACTACTTTTTGATCTTCACACATTAAATCTTGATTTGAAAAAAGCAGAACAGGATACCGTACAACGATTCCCCCGTTTTCAGTTCCCTGTAACAGGAAAAGCCGATTTTGAGGTCAAAGGCCGGTTTTATTTGTATGATTATACGCAACATCAAATCAAAAAGCTTAATCAGATACCGGATACTGCCGAAAACGTAAGTTTTAACCCAAAAACCGGCAAAGTAGCATTCACCATTAAAAACAACCTCTATTTTGCAGAAAACGGAAAGGTTACCCAAATTACCCACGATAAAAATCCGGACGATGTAAATGGCCAGATTGTATCGCGCAACGAATTTGGAATTACCAAAGGGATTTTCTGGTCGCCCAACGGACAAAAACTGGCTTTTTACCGCAAAGATCAGTCTCGTGTTTTTAACTATCCGCTGGTTGACATCAATCACCGGATTGCCAAAGTAAAATACATTAAGTATCCCATGGCCGGAACGCCCAGTGAATACGTTACACTTGGTGTTTATGACTTTAAAACCGGAAAAACCCTTTTCCTGAAAACCGACCCGAAATCAGAACAATACCTGACCAACATCACCTGGGGACCGGCCGGAAAATACATTTACATTGCTGTACTCAACCGCGACCAAAATCACATGTGGCTGAACAAGTATGATGCCTCCACCGGAAAGCTGGTAAAAACCCTTTTTGAAGAAACGAATCCGAAATATGTAGAGCCGCTGTTTCCTCTGTATTTCAATCCGTTTAATCCTGACGAATTTATCTGGAACAGCCGCCGCGACGGGTGGAACCACCTGTATCTTTACAATACCGATGGAAAGCTGATCAAACAACTTACCAAAGGGAAGTGGGAAGTAACTCATGTTTTGGGATATTTCAGAAAACATTATGTTTACTTTATCTCCACCAAAGAAAGTCCGTTACAACAAAATATCTATTCGGTTGATTTACGAAACGGCAAGGTCATCCGGCTGAGTCCTGACCACGGCACACACAGTGCAAAAGTGAGCAAAGACGGTAAATACATTATCGATATTTTCAGCAGCACGGATGTTTGCCGCAGATATCAGGTTTTAAATGACCGTGGCCGGATTGTTCGTGTAATCCAGAATGATAAAGACCCGCTGGCTGATTATAAACTGGGTAAAATGTCGATCTTCACCTTGAAATCAACCATTGACGGAGCTCCGTTATACTGCAGAATGATTAAACCGGTCGGATTTGACAGCACCAAAAAATATCCGGTCATTGTTTATGTTTATGGTGGCCCGCACGTCCAGCTCATTACCGACAGCTGGCTGGGTGGCGCCGGATTTATGCTTAATTACCTGGCAGAAAATGGCTATCTGATCTTTACACTCGATAATCACGGTTCTGAAAACCGTGGCCGCGATTTCGAACAGGTGATTTTCCGTCATCTGGGAACCAATGAAATAAAAGACCAGCTTACCGGAGTAAAATACCTGAAATCATTACCATATGTGGATACTACCCGCATGGGCGTGGATGGCTGGAGCTTTGGTGGTTTTATGACCACATCGTTAATGGTTCGTACACCAGGTGTTTTTCAGGTGGGCGTTGCCGGCGGACCGGTTATCGATTGGAAATATTACGAAGTCATGTATGGCGAACGATACATGGATACGCCACAACAAAATCCGGAAGGATATAAAGAAGCCAGTCTGTTGAATTATGTGGATAACCTGAAAGGTCATCTTCTGCTGATACACGGCACCATGGATCCGGTAGTTGTTTGGCAACACAGTTTATTGTTTGTTCAAAAAGCCATTCACGATAACAAATTGATGGATTACTTTGTTTATCCGGGGCATCAACATGGCGTAACCGGCCGCGACCGGTTACAACTTACCCGGAAAATCAAAAGTTATTTCGATCAATGGTTAAAACCATAA
- the secG gene encoding preprotein translocase subunit SecG: MYIFISILILIVCILLGLIVLVQNPKGGGLAANFGSGNQFMGARQTADFLEKASWTLAVVLLLLSLTATMIIPRGNKTGNMQNTELQNKINNLKQPAVDFQAPPISPATQNNTGKTTEKKKK, from the coding sequence ATGTATATTTTCATTTCCATACTGATTTTAATTGTATGTATCCTGTTGGGATTGATTGTGCTGGTACAAAACCCAAAAGGAGGCGGTCTGGCTGCTAACTTTGGTAGTGGAAACCAATTTATGGGAGCCCGTCAAACTGCTGATTTTCTCGAAAAAGCTTCCTGGACACTTGCTGTAGTATTACTCTTGCTGAGTCTTACAGCTACCATGATTATTCCCCGTGGAAACAAAACCGGAAATATGCAGAATACGGAGTTGCAGAACAAAATTAATAATCTGAAACAACCGGCTGTTGACTTTCAGGCACCCCCAATAAGTCCGGCCACACAAAATAATACCGGAAAAACAACCGAGAAGAAGAAAAAATAA
- a CDS encoding leucyl aminopeptidase family protein, with product MDTILKKALRKPTAADTIFLVKDGKDLTHLGLTEEEINYVKKQHRLNHNVVSINRYKNVLTVVFGEVVGTRAVRLEAYRQRGDEAQAQLNQARVERTVIFNVSVEKEETLAFTEGFLLGNYAFNKYKKPDKKKDNTIEEVDVYDGEVTEEDLQELQIVLDAVYAARNWVNEPVSYLTATQFAEEIKALAQQAGAKVEIFNKKKLESLKFGGLLAVNRGSVEPPTFTIVEWKPKNAKNKKPYVFVGKGVVYDTGGLSLKPTNFMDTMKSDMAGGAAVAAALYAIAKAKLPVYVVGLIPATDNRPDGNAYTPGDVITMHDGSTVEVLNTDAEGRMILADALSYAKEYNPELVIDMATLTGAAARAIGPQAIVGMEAKADDDFENLKKVAALTHERIVEFPFWDEYKEALKSKIADLKNIGGVEAGAITAGKFLEHFTAYPYIHLDIAGPAFLDKKDSYRGVGGTGVGVRLFYHFIRFIME from the coding sequence ATGGATACAATACTAAAAAAGGCTTTACGAAAGCCTACAGCAGCCGACACCATTTTCCTGGTGAAAGACGGCAAAGACTTAACTCATCTCGGACTTACCGAAGAAGAAATTAACTATGTAAAAAAACAGCATCGCCTGAACCATAACGTGGTTTCAATTAACCGGTATAAAAATGTTTTAACGGTTGTTTTTGGTGAAGTGGTCGGTACCCGTGCCGTTCGGCTTGAAGCTTATCGTCAGCGGGGTGACGAAGCACAGGCACAGCTTAACCAGGCCCGTGTAGAACGTACGGTTATCTTTAATGTAAGTGTGGAAAAAGAAGAAACCCTGGCTTTTACCGAGGGTTTCCTGTTGGGGAATTACGCATTTAACAAATATAAAAAACCGGATAAGAAAAAAGACAATACCATTGAAGAAGTCGATGTGTATGATGGCGAAGTAACGGAAGAGGATCTTCAGGAACTGCAAATTGTTTTGGATGCGGTTTATGCAGCCCGTAATTGGGTAAACGAACCGGTTTCGTATCTGACAGCAACTCAATTTGCCGAAGAAATCAAAGCGCTGGCACAACAGGCAGGAGCCAAAGTGGAAATCTTTAACAAGAAAAAACTGGAAAGCCTGAAGTTTGGTGGGCTGTTGGCTGTGAACAGAGGCAGCGTGGAACCTCCGACGTTTACCATTGTGGAATGGAAACCTAAAAATGCCAAAAACAAAAAACCTTATGTGTTTGTAGGTAAGGGGGTTGTGTACGATACCGGCGGACTGAGCCTGAAGCCGACCAATTTTATGGATACCATGAAAAGCGATATGGCCGGAGGCGCTGCAGTGGCTGCTGCGCTGTATGCTATTGCCAAAGCCAAACTTCCGGTATATGTGGTCGGACTGATTCCGGCAACGGATAACCGTCCGGATGGAAATGCTTATACCCCCGGTGATGTCATTACCATGCATGATGGTTCAACGGTGGAAGTGTTGAATACCGATGCAGAAGGCCGAATGATTCTGGCTGATGCGCTGAGCTATGCCAAAGAATATAATCCGGAGCTGGTAATTGATATGGCTACACTTACCGGAGCGGCTGCCCGTGCCATTGGTCCGCAGGCTATTGTGGGAATGGAAGCCAAAGCAGATGACGATTTTGAAAATCTGAAAAAAGTAGCGGCATTAACCCACGAACGGATTGTGGAATTTCCTTTCTGGGATGAATACAAGGAAGCTTTGAAATCTAAAATCGCCGACCTGAAAAATATTGGTGGCGTAGAAGCCGGTGCCATTACGGCCGGTAAATTCCTGGAGCATTTCACCGCTTATCCGTACATCCATCTTGATATTGCCGGTCCGGCATTTTTAGATAAGAAAGACAGCTATCGTGGTGTTGGCGGTACTGGTGTAGGAGTAAGACTCTTTTACCATTTTATCCGCTTTATCATGGAATAA
- a CDS encoding co-chaperone GroES — protein MDKLNIKPLGDRVVVEPAPAEEKTESGIIIPDTAKEKPQQGTVVAVPDNDKDNNIKVKAGDRVLYGKYAGTEITLDGKDYLILNQSDILAII, from the coding sequence ATGGATAAGTTGAACATCAAACCGCTTGGAGACAGGGTGGTTGTAGAACCTGCTCCGGCAGAAGAAAAAACAGAAAGTGGAATTATTATCCCCGACACAGCCAAAGAAAAACCCCAACAGGGTACGGTAGTGGCTGTTCCCGACAATGATAAAGACAATAACATCAAAGTAAAAGCCGGTGACCGTGTGCTTTACGGAAAGTATGCCGGAACTGAAATTACCCTTGACGGGAAAGATTATCTGATCTTAAACCAGTCAGATATACTGGCAATTATTTAA
- a CDS encoding AMP-binding protein, translating to MKNFVVHQLLHHAVITYPEQEIISGNTRLTFKTFYDRVVKLANSLSKRGVKKGTVLGVLEVNTHRFLELHYASSMLGAVLHTINFRLAPEQMVYSMKHAGDEWVFVSELFAPAIKPILSQFPNWVYMGEDKNEELSDGSHHFFLYESLIEEGEKKEPDFAKETNEKDIFSIFYTTGTTGKPKGIRYTHHAILHGAIQLFHHLAMHKYGARVSSRDVYMPLIPFFHIHAWGMAFFPLYIGAKLVLPGAADPAHQLELIKREKVSWMNMVPTQLQMLLNQEGFENIKVLTGGSPFASGIAQQAHRAGIQFSLIYGGSDQLATAISVVPENVDPSSPEAMEWRRVGMRPLPLVEISIKDKEGKEVPHDGKTLGSVWVRSPWLPEGYYKEPEITKEHFIDGWFRTGDLGFFYENHSLYVADREGDAIKSGGEWIPTGMLEAVISEYPAVEQVAVIPEKNEQWGQRPLAVIKATEKVTGQQLSDFLLTKVKEGKLAKFWIPDNYLFVDEIPLTSAGKLNKKALRKQYGN from the coding sequence ATGAAAAACTTTGTTGTTCATCAGCTGCTGCATCATGCGGTAATTACGTATCCTGAACAGGAAATTATTTCCGGGAACACCCGTCTTACATTCAAAACATTTTACGATCGGGTGGTAAAGCTGGCTAATAGTTTAAGTAAAAGAGGCGTTAAAAAAGGGACGGTATTGGGCGTTTTAGAGGTAAATACTCATCGGTTTTTGGAGCTTCATTATGCTTCGTCCATGTTGGGGGCTGTTTTACATACGATTAATTTTCGATTGGCTCCCGAGCAAATGGTTTATTCAATGAAACATGCCGGTGATGAGTGGGTATTTGTTTCAGAACTTTTTGCTCCGGCGATAAAACCAATTTTATCTCAGTTTCCTAACTGGGTTTATATGGGAGAAGATAAAAATGAAGAATTATCCGATGGATCACATCATTTTTTCTTGTACGAATCATTAATAGAAGAAGGAGAGAAAAAAGAACCTGATTTTGCTAAAGAAACCAACGAAAAAGACATTTTTTCCATTTTTTATACTACCGGAACAACAGGTAAACCCAAAGGAATTCGATATACGCATCATGCTATATTACACGGAGCGATTCAACTTTTTCATCACCTGGCCATGCATAAATATGGAGCCCGTGTCAGTAGCCGGGATGTTTATATGCCGCTTATTCCGTTTTTTCATATTCATGCTTGGGGAATGGCTTTTTTTCCTTTATACATCGGGGCTAAATTGGTATTGCCCGGGGCGGCTGATCCTGCGCATCAATTGGAATTGATAAAAAGAGAAAAAGTATCGTGGATGAATATGGTTCCCACCCAGTTGCAGATGCTTTTAAATCAAGAAGGTTTTGAGAACATAAAGGTACTTACCGGAGGAAGTCCGTTTGCTTCCGGAATTGCACAGCAGGCACATCGTGCAGGAATACAGTTTAGTTTGATTTATGGAGGATCTGATCAATTAGCTACTGCGATATCTGTTGTTCCTGAAAATGTGGATCCTTCTTCACCGGAAGCTATGGAATGGCGCCGTGTAGGAATGCGCCCTTTGCCGTTGGTAGAAATTTCAATTAAAGATAAAGAAGGAAAAGAAGTTCCTCATGATGGGAAAACTTTAGGCTCTGTTTGGGTGCGTAGTCCATGGTTGCCCGAAGGATATTACAAAGAACCGGAAATCACAAAGGAACATTTTATCGATGGTTGGTTCCGAACAGGAGATTTGGGATTCTTTTATGAAAATCATTCTTTGTATGTAGCAGATCGTGAAGGCGATGCGATAAAAAGTGGAGGAGAATGGATCCCAACAGGAATGTTGGAGGCCGTTATTTCTGAATATCCTGCAGTAGAACAAGTTGCCGTAATTCCTGAAAAAAATGAACAATGGGGACAACGGCCTCTGGCTGTGATTAAGGCAACAGAAAAAGTGACAGGACAGCAGCTGTCCGACTTTTTATTAACCAAGGTAAAAGAAGGAAAACTTGCCAAATTTTGGATTCCTGATAATTATTTGTTTGTAGATGAAATCCCCCTGACCAGTGCAGGAAAACTGAACAAAAAAGCGTTGCGAAAACAATATGGGAATTAA
- a CDS encoding ribonuclease H1 domain-containing protein: protein MGKKNGKKKYYVVWRGFRPGIYHTWEACKEQINGYERAQYKSFSSLEEARAAFEKSYEEIRELKGKKNLHELTTDKKPILNSLSVDAACKGNPGILEFRGVYTDTGTEIFRRGPYDQGTVNIGEFLAIVLALAWLKKNKLVMPVYSDSRTAIAWVRKKQVNTKLKWTKKNEELLKAVHGALRWLKENDYSNIPILKWETRLWGEIPADYGRK, encoded by the coding sequence ATGGGCAAAAAAAACGGAAAGAAAAAGTACTATGTAGTTTGGCGTGGATTTCGTCCGGGGATTTATCATACCTGGGAAGCCTGCAAAGAGCAAATAAATGGTTATGAACGCGCACAATACAAATCTTTTTCGTCGCTGGAAGAGGCCCGGGCTGCTTTTGAAAAATCGTATGAAGAAATTCGTGAGCTGAAGGGGAAAAAGAATCTGCACGAACTGACCACCGATAAAAAACCGATTTTAAATAGTCTTTCGGTTGATGCTGCCTGCAAAGGAAACCCCGGAATTTTGGAATTTCGCGGAGTGTATACCGATACTGGTACTGAAATTTTCAGGCGAGGTCCTTATGATCAGGGAACGGTAAACATTGGCGAATTCCTAGCCATTGTTTTGGCGTTGGCCTGGCTGAAAAAAAACAAACTGGTGATGCCGGTTTATTCTGATTCGCGCACGGCGATTGCCTGGGTCAGAAAAAAACAGGTAAATACCAAACTCAAATGGACGAAAAAGAATGAGGAATTGCTCAAAGCAGTGCACGGAGCGCTTCGCTGGTTAAAAGAGAATGATTACAGCAACATTCCCATTTTAAAATGGGAAACCCGCCTTTGGGGAGAGATCCCGGCAGATTACGGAAGGAAATAA
- the groL gene encoding chaperonin GroEL (60 kDa chaperone family; promotes refolding of misfolded polypeptides especially under stressful conditions; forms two stacked rings of heptamers to form a barrel-shaped 14mer; ends can be capped by GroES; misfolded proteins enter the barrel where they are refolded when GroES binds) has product MAKDILFNLEARDGLKRGVDALADAVKVTLGPKGRNVIIDKSFGGPQVTKDGVTVAKEIELTDPIENMGAQMVKEVASKTNDLAGDGTTTATVLAQSIVTTGLKNVTAGANPMDLKRGVDKAVQEVIKSLKEQTQEVGDHKEKIEQVATVSANNDHVIGELIAEAMGKVKQEGVITIEESKGIETYVDVVEGMQFDRGYISPYFVTDTEKMQTVYENPYILIYDKKISVMKDLLPILEKAVQSGKPLLIIAEDIEGEALATLVVNRLRGSLKVVAVKAPGFGDRRKEMLEDIAILTGGTVVSEEKGYKLEDTTLDMLGEAEKISIDKENTTIVSGKGSKENIDARVAQIKAQIETTTSDYDKEKLQERLAKLAGGVAVIYVGAASEVEMKEKKDRFEDALAATRAAIEEGIIPGGGVAYIRAIEALEKLKGENEDQNTGIAIVKRALEEPLRQIVENAGLEGSVVVNKVKSGKGDFGFNARTETYENLIKAGVIDPTKVSRVALENAASIAGMLLTTECVLSEHKEENAPAPAMPPMGGGGMPGMM; this is encoded by the coding sequence ATGGCAAAAGACATTTTATTCAATCTCGAAGCAAGAGACGGACTGAAAAGAGGCGTAGACGCATTAGCCGATGCAGTAAAAGTTACTTTGGGTCCTAAAGGAAGAAACGTCATTATTGACAAATCTTTTGGCGGTCCGCAAGTGACCAAAGACGGTGTTACCGTAGCCAAAGAAATCGAACTGACCGATCCTATCGAAAACATGGGAGCCCAAATGGTAAAAGAAGTGGCTTCCAAAACCAACGATCTGGCAGGTGACGGAACAACGACTGCTACTGTTCTGGCACAATCCATCGTAACCACCGGACTGAAAAACGTTACTGCCGGTGCCAACCCGATGGACCTGAAACGCGGTGTGGACAAAGCCGTTCAGGAAGTGATTAAATCGTTGAAAGAACAAACGCAGGAAGTAGGCGACCACAAAGAAAAAATTGAACAGGTAGCTACTGTTTCGGCAAACAACGACCACGTCATTGGCGAACTGATTGCCGAAGCCATGGGAAAAGTAAAACAAGAAGGCGTTATTACTATCGAAGAATCAAAAGGTATTGAAACTTACGTAGATGTGGTAGAAGGAATGCAATTCGACCGCGGTTACATCTCTCCTTACTTTGTAACCGATACCGAAAAAATGCAGACCGTTTACGAAAATCCGTATATCCTCATCTACGACAAGAAAATCTCGGTAATGAAAGATCTGCTTCCTATTCTGGAAAAAGCAGTACAAAGCGGAAAACCGCTGTTGATCATTGCCGAAGATATCGAAGGCGAAGCTTTGGCTACTTTAGTTGTAAACCGCTTGCGGGGTTCATTGAAAGTAGTAGCTGTTAAAGCTCCTGGCTTCGGTGACAGAAGAAAAGAAATGTTGGAAGACATTGCCATTTTAACAGGTGGTACTGTGGTTTCCGAAGAAAAAGGCTACAAACTGGAAGATACTACACTGGACATGCTCGGTGAAGCCGAAAAAATTTCCATTGACAAAGAAAATACAACTATTGTCAGCGGAAAAGGCTCAAAAGAAAACATCGATGCCCGCGTAGCCCAGATTAAAGCCCAGATTGAAACCACTACCTCGGATTATGACAAAGAAAAATTACAGGAACGTTTGGCCAAACTGGCCGGTGGCGTAGCAGTAATTTATGTGGGCGCTGCCAGCGAAGTGGAAATGAAAGAGAAAAAAGACCGCTTCGAAGATGCTTTGGCTGCTACCCGTGCTGCTATTGAAGAAGGTATCATCCCCGGTGGTGGTGTAGCTTATATCCGTGCTATCGAAGCACTGGAAAAACTGAAGGGCGAAAACGAAGACCAGAACACGGGTATTGCTATCGTAAAACGTGCTTTGGAAGAACCATTGCGTCAAATCGTTGAAAACGCCGGACTGGAAGGTTCTGTAGTCGTAAATAAAGTAAAATCCGGAAAAGGTGACTTTGGTTTCAATGCACGCACCGAAACTTACGAAAACCTGATCAAAGCAGGTGTTATCGATCCGACCAAAGTTTCGCGTGTAGCACTTGAAAACGCAGCTTCCATTGCAGGTATGTTGCTGACAACCGAGTGTGTATTAAGCGAACACAAAGAGGAAAATGCCCCGGCTCCTGCTATGCCTCCGATGGGTGGCGGCGGTATGCCTGGTATGATGTAA
- a CDS encoding LptE family protein translates to MALFKKISVFPKTFKDRNILFIPVLFLILPVLFFSSCGVYSFTGASIPAGAKTMSIHYFPNKADIVEPTLSAIFTNALRDRFTSQTNLKMVEKNGDINLEGAIVSYTTTPVAIQGDETAALNRLTISVKVHYTSKQDPSKDFETTFTQYRDYPSTENFNSIKADLIKQIVDDLTDNIFNKALANW, encoded by the coding sequence TTGGCCCTGTTCAAGAAAATATCCGTTTTTCCAAAAACTTTCAAAGATAGGAATATCCTGTTTATTCCTGTGCTGTTTTTGATTTTACCCGTGCTCTTTTTTTCTTCCTGCGGGGTTTATTCATTTACAGGCGCTTCCATTCCGGCAGGAGCCAAAACCATGTCTATTCACTACTTCCCCAACAAGGCCGATATTGTTGAACCCACTTTAAGTGCCATTTTTACGAATGCCTTACGCGACCGTTTTACTTCGCAAACCAACCTGAAAATGGTGGAAAAAAACGGAGATATTAATCTGGAAGGAGCTATTGTTTCTTATACAACCACACCGGTAGCTATTCAGGGCGACGAAACCGCAGCACTGAACCGGCTTACCATTTCGGTAAAAGTTCATTACACCAGCAAGCAGGATCCTTCCAAAGATTTTGAAACCACATTTACCCAATACAGAGATTATCCGTCCACAGAAAACTTCAATTCCATAAAAGCCGACCTGATTAAGCAAATTGTGGATGACCTGACGGACAATATTTTTAACAAGGCACTGGCTAACTGGTAA